A single Arachnia propionica DNA region contains:
- a CDS encoding cobalt-precorrin-6A reductase has translation MKTLILGGTNEGRDLAELLVTDGHEVITSLAGRVRRPARIAGEVRVGGFGGANGMAAWLVGNGINRVVDATHPFAEQISTNAVAACRSTGTPLLRISRPSWASHPLADTWTWVASHDEASREAAGYEKVLLTVGKQSLDHYRNLPDVAARMVELPEEPLPGSWRPLLERGPFTVDSEKELLRDLGVDVLVTKDSGGSLTEAKLTAAADLGVRVIMVRRVPVPKDVPQVATPREALAWVNEVPA, from the coding sequence GTGAAGACCCTCATCCTCGGCGGCACCAACGAGGGCCGCGACCTGGCAGAGCTTCTCGTGACGGACGGTCACGAGGTCATCACTTCCCTGGCCGGGCGGGTTCGCAGGCCGGCGCGCATAGCGGGTGAGGTGCGGGTCGGTGGTTTCGGTGGCGCGAACGGGATGGCCGCCTGGCTGGTGGGCAACGGGATCAACCGGGTGGTTGACGCCACCCATCCCTTCGCCGAGCAGATCAGCACCAATGCGGTGGCGGCCTGCCGGAGTACCGGGACACCGCTGCTGCGGATCTCCAGGCCAAGCTGGGCCTCGCACCCGCTGGCAGACACCTGGACCTGGGTGGCCTCCCACGACGAGGCGTCCCGGGAAGCCGCCGGATACGAGAAGGTGCTGCTGACGGTAGGCAAACAGTCGCTGGACCACTACCGGAACCTGCCGGACGTCGCGGCCCGCATGGTGGAACTCCCCGAGGAACCGCTTCCCGGCTCGTGGCGGCCGCTGCTGGAACGCGGCCCGTTCACCGTCGACTCCGAGAAGGAACTGCTGCGCGACCTGGGGGTCGATGTGTTGGTCACGAAGGACTCGGGCGGTTCCCTGACCGAGGCGAAACTGACCGCCGCCGCCGACCTGGGGGTGCGGGTGATCATGGTGCGCCGCGTCCCTGTCCCGAAGGACGTGCCGCAGGTGGCGACCCCGCGGGAAGCCCTCGCATGGGTCAATGAAGTGCCCGCATGA
- the ispG gene encoding flavodoxin-dependent (E)-4-hydroxy-3-methylbut-2-enyl-diphosphate synthase, which produces MTVSLGMPAAPAKVLAPRRKSRKIKVGSIHVGGDAPISVQSMTNTKTTDINGTLQQIAELTAAGCDIVRVAVPSADDAEALPIIAMKSQIPVIADIHFQPRYVFAAIDAGCAAVRVNPGNIKQFDDKVAEIAKAATDAGVSLRIGVNAGSLDKRLLAKYGAPTPEALVESAMWEASLFEQVGFYDFKISVKHHDPVVMVRAYELLAEACEYPLHLGVTEAGPAFQGTIKSSVAFGALLSEGIGDTIRVSLSAPPAEEVKVGTKILESLNLRPRKLDIVSCPSCGRAQVDVYTLAEEVTKGLEGMKAPLRVAVMGCVVNGPGEAREADLGVASGNGKGKIFVRGEVIKTVPEDQIVETLLAEAHRIAAEMNEVGEPQVSVS; this is translated from the coding sequence ATGACTGTGAGCCTTGGCATGCCCGCAGCACCTGCGAAGGTGCTCGCGCCCCGTAGGAAATCCCGCAAGATCAAGGTCGGGTCAATCCACGTGGGAGGCGACGCACCGATTTCCGTGCAGTCGATGACCAACACCAAGACCACGGACATCAACGGCACACTGCAACAGATCGCCGAACTCACCGCTGCCGGCTGCGACATCGTCAGGGTCGCGGTTCCCAGCGCCGACGACGCGGAGGCGCTCCCGATCATCGCCATGAAGTCGCAGATCCCCGTGATCGCCGACATCCACTTCCAGCCCCGGTACGTCTTCGCCGCCATCGACGCGGGCTGCGCCGCGGTGCGTGTCAACCCCGGCAACATCAAACAGTTCGACGACAAGGTCGCTGAGATCGCCAAGGCCGCCACCGATGCCGGGGTGTCGCTGCGAATCGGTGTCAATGCCGGTTCCCTGGACAAGCGGCTGCTGGCCAAGTACGGGGCGCCCACACCGGAGGCGCTGGTCGAGTCGGCGATGTGGGAGGCGTCCCTGTTCGAACAGGTGGGTTTCTATGACTTCAAGATCTCCGTGAAACACCACGATCCCGTCGTCATGGTTCGCGCCTACGAACTGCTCGCGGAGGCCTGCGAGTACCCGCTGCACCTCGGCGTGACGGAGGCGGGTCCGGCCTTCCAGGGCACCATCAAGTCGTCGGTGGCCTTCGGGGCGCTGCTCAGCGAGGGCATCGGCGACACCATCCGGGTCTCCCTGTCCGCTCCGCCAGCCGAGGAGGTCAAGGTCGGCACCAAAATCCTGGAGTCCCTCAACCTGCGGCCCCGGAAACTGGACATCGTCTCCTGCCCATCGTGCGGACGCGCCCAGGTGGACGTGTACACCCTCGCGGAAGAGGTGACGAAGGGCCTGGAGGGTATGAAGGCCCCGCTGCGGGTGGCCGTCATGGGATGCGTGGTGAACGGTCCCGGCGAAGCCCGCGAGGCCGACCTGGGGGTGGCCTCCGGCAACGGGAAGGGCAAGATCTTCGTGCGCGGTGAGGTCATCAAGACCGTCCCGGAGGATCAGATCGTGGAAACCCTCCTCGCCGAGGCCCACCGGATCGCGGCTGAGATGAACGAGGTGGGCGAGCCCCAGGTGTCGGTTTCCTGA
- a CDS encoding GNAT family N-acetyltransferase, which yields MATRLRTLGPRDLWAIQEFLLQRPVENLFLTYKLHQYGVDERALGFFHGFERDGQLTAVCMDGGTLFPAGIDPEAIPAFVSAVGERRHCASILGPSMMALGLYLGLTTRFRGDWMNVVNVRQRQPLMALTGPPLVVPDPRVRQLTTRDFDSYLAASIAMYTDEIGASPYKHGPGYDAHVKDRLRARDAWGVVDNGRVIFKADLGPRIGDHAQLQGVWLDPSLRGRGQSAALLSGMLTQAQEHHPVISLYVNDFNTPAIRLYERLGFQEIGSLSTVHY from the coding sequence ATGGCGACGAGGCTGCGAACTCTTGGCCCCCGGGATCTGTGGGCCATTCAGGAGTTCCTTCTGCAGCGCCCCGTCGAGAACCTTTTCCTGACATACAAACTGCACCAGTACGGTGTCGACGAACGTGCGCTCGGTTTCTTCCACGGTTTCGAGCGGGACGGGCAGCTGACCGCGGTCTGCATGGACGGCGGCACGCTGTTTCCCGCAGGCATCGACCCGGAGGCGATTCCCGCCTTCGTCAGTGCGGTCGGGGAAAGGCGCCACTGCGCGTCCATTCTCGGCCCGAGCATGATGGCGCTCGGCCTGTACCTGGGATTGACCACCCGATTCCGCGGTGACTGGATGAACGTGGTGAACGTGAGGCAGCGCCAGCCCCTGATGGCGCTCACGGGTCCGCCTCTGGTGGTTCCCGACCCGCGTGTGCGGCAACTGACCACCCGGGACTTCGACTCCTACCTGGCGGCATCCATCGCCATGTACACCGACGAGATAGGGGCCTCCCCCTACAAACACGGACCGGGATACGACGCCCACGTGAAGGACCGCCTCAGGGCGAGGGACGCCTGGGGTGTGGTGGACAACGGCAGGGTGATATTCAAGGCGGACCTGGGTCCCAGGATAGGGGACCATGCGCAGCTCCAAGGGGTTTGGCTGGACCCGTCGCTGCGGGGTAGGGGACAGTCAGCGGCGCTGCTGTCCGGAATGCTGACACAGGCCCAGGAACATCATCCGGTCATCAGTCTCTACGTGAACGATTTCAACACCCCCGCCATCCGGCTCTACGAACGATTGGGTTTCCAGGAGATCGGGTCGTTGTCAACGGTTCACTATTGA
- a CDS encoding proline--tRNA ligase: MITRLSQLFVRTLREDPADAEVASHRWLVRAGYIRRVAPGVYSWLPLGLKVMQKVEGILREEMEAAGGQEVRFPALLPRDPYEATNRWTEYGENLFRLQDRRGNDMLLGPTHEEMFTLLVGDLYSSYKDLPLMLFQIQTKYRDEARPRAGLLRGREFVMKDAYSFDVDDAGLEASYQAIRDAYIRIFDRLGLEYVIVKATSGAMGGSASEEFQAVLSAGEDSFVRSPGGYAANVEAVTVTSPPAVDSDDVPDAVVVDTPGTPTISSLVDLLNTNHPRGDREWDAADTLKNVVLKVTEPDGSIWPLAIGLPGDREVDARRLAAALAPAEAAPFEETDFAAHPSLVKGYIGPGALGEKSPSKVRYLVDPRVVTGTEWVTGADQQDRHVMHLVAGRDFTPDGVIDVAEVREGDPAPDGSGPLSLERGMEVGHIFQLGRKYAEALGLKVLDRNGKLVTVTMGSYGIGVSRIVAAVAETTCDDKGLAWPVELAPYQVQVMVTGKGQEMFQAAEDLAGKLSDLGLDVLYDDRKASPGVKFTDAELLGMPVAVVIGRGLANGMVEIRNRRTGEKREVSVADAVAAVRELAGD, encoded by the coding sequence GTGATCACGCGCCTCAGCCAGTTGTTCGTTCGGACCCTGCGTGAAGACCCGGCGGATGCCGAGGTCGCCAGCCACCGGTGGCTGGTTCGGGCAGGATACATCCGTCGCGTCGCACCGGGGGTGTACTCGTGGCTGCCGCTGGGTCTGAAGGTGATGCAGAAGGTCGAGGGCATTCTCCGTGAGGAGATGGAGGCCGCAGGGGGCCAGGAGGTGCGGTTCCCCGCCCTGCTGCCCCGGGATCCCTACGAGGCCACCAACCGCTGGACCGAGTACGGGGAGAACCTGTTCCGGCTGCAGGACCGCCGTGGCAATGACATGCTGCTCGGCCCCACCCACGAGGAGATGTTCACCCTTCTGGTGGGTGACCTGTACAGCTCCTACAAGGACCTGCCCCTGATGCTCTTCCAGATCCAGACGAAATACCGCGACGAGGCCCGCCCCCGCGCCGGTCTGCTCCGGGGACGCGAGTTCGTCATGAAGGATGCCTACTCCTTCGACGTCGACGACGCGGGCCTGGAGGCCAGCTACCAGGCTATCCGGGACGCCTACATTCGCATCTTCGACCGTCTCGGGCTGGAGTACGTTATCGTGAAGGCCACGTCCGGGGCCATGGGCGGTTCTGCGTCCGAGGAGTTCCAGGCCGTGCTGTCCGCTGGGGAGGACAGTTTCGTGCGTTCACCTGGAGGTTACGCCGCGAACGTGGAGGCCGTGACGGTCACGTCCCCGCCCGCCGTCGACTCCGATGACGTGCCCGACGCTGTTGTCGTCGACACCCCCGGGACCCCGACCATCTCATCCCTGGTGGATTTGCTCAACACGAACCACCCTCGCGGCGACCGGGAATGGGACGCCGCCGACACCCTGAAGAACGTGGTGCTCAAGGTCACCGAGCCCGACGGGAGCATCTGGCCGTTGGCGATCGGATTGCCGGGTGACCGCGAGGTCGATGCCCGACGTCTCGCCGCAGCGCTGGCCCCCGCCGAGGCAGCCCCCTTCGAGGAGACCGACTTCGCCGCCCATCCATCGCTGGTCAAGGGCTACATCGGTCCTGGCGCGCTGGGGGAGAAGTCACCCTCCAAGGTGAGATACCTCGTCGACCCCCGGGTGGTCACCGGCACCGAATGGGTGACGGGCGCCGATCAGCAGGACCGTCACGTCATGCACCTGGTCGCGGGCCGCGATTTCACCCCCGACGGTGTCATCGATGTGGCCGAGGTGCGTGAGGGAGATCCCGCGCCCGACGGCTCCGGTCCGCTCAGCCTGGAACGCGGCATGGAGGTGGGCCACATCTTCCAGCTCGGCCGCAAATACGCCGAGGCGCTGGGCCTGAAGGTCTTGGACCGCAACGGCAAACTCGTCACCGTCACCATGGGTTCCTACGGGATCGGGGTCTCCCGCATCGTCGCCGCCGTCGCGGAGACCACCTGCGACGACAAGGGTCTCGCGTGGCCGGTGGAGCTGGCTCCCTACCAGGTGCAGGTGATGGTCACCGGCAAGGGCCAGGAAATGTTCCAGGCCGCCGAGGACCTGGCAGGGAAGCTCTCCGATCTCGGGCTCGACGTCCTCTACGATGACCGCAAGGCCAGTCCCGGAGTGAAGTTCACCGATGCGGAACTGCTCGGAATGCCTGTCGCCGTCGTGATCGGGCGGGGCCTGGCCAATGGGATGGTCGAGATCCGTAACCGCCGCACCGGGGAGAAACGCGAGGTGTCGGTGGCCGACGCCGTCGCTGCGGTCCGGGAACTCGCCGGAGACTGA
- the rimP gene encoding ribosome maturation factor RimP produces MQEQQLAVLVEPILVEAGLELDSIEVTPIGKRRLLRITVDGDGPHGRGPVLDDISAASARISAALDASNAVGNAPYTLEVTSRGVGKPLTEAKHYRRNRGRLVRLSLMEGECTGRVLRVTDTGVELDVDGTKREVSFERVRKAQVEVELNPPKEFALPGEEAGNEEEA; encoded by the coding sequence ATGCAAGAACAACAGCTCGCGGTGCTCGTCGAGCCCATCCTGGTAGAAGCCGGGCTGGAGTTGGACAGCATCGAAGTGACCCCAATCGGAAAGCGGCGCCTGCTGCGCATCACCGTCGATGGCGATGGACCGCACGGGCGTGGTCCGGTGCTGGATGACATTTCCGCCGCATCGGCGCGAATCTCGGCTGCCCTCGACGCCTCCAACGCTGTCGGTAATGCCCCCTACACCTTGGAGGTGACCAGCCGGGGCGTCGGAAAACCCCTGACCGAGGCAAAGCACTACCGCCGCAACCGCGGCCGGCTCGTTCGCCTGAGTCTGATGGAGGGGGAGTGCACGGGACGTGTTCTGCGTGTCACCGACACCGGGGTGGAACTGGACGTCGACGGCACGAAGCGCGAGGTTTCGTTCGAACGGGTGCGCAAGGCGCAGGTGGAGGTGGAGCTCAACCCCCCGAAGGAATTCGCCCTGCCGGGCGAGGAAGCCGGAAACGAGGAGGAGGCCTGA
- the nusA gene encoding transcription termination factor NusA, whose product MDIDLAALRAIERDKEIPMDYLIKTLEDALLNAYQKTDNPLRGVKVEIDRKTGRVAVLAPEFDDDDNVIGFYDDTPADFGRVAAATARQVIFQRIREAEDDQKYGHFSGTEGDILTGVIQADRDSRAVRVDLGSLEAIMPQAEQVAGEEYPHGKRLKVYVVSVRRELRGPQVVVSRTHPNLVRKLFALEVPEIAQGVVEIKEVAREAGHRSKIAVSSKNPDVSAKGACIGPMGQRVRAVTNELSDEKIDIVDWSEDPRRFVAAALSPAKVLSVTVTNEAAHACRAIVPDYQLSLAIGREGQNARLAARLTGWRIDIQPDVESTDS is encoded by the coding sequence ATGGACATCGACCTGGCAGCCCTGCGCGCCATTGAGCGTGACAAGGAAATCCCGATGGACTACCTCATCAAGACTCTTGAGGACGCCCTGCTGAACGCCTATCAGAAAACCGACAACCCGCTTCGCGGAGTGAAGGTCGAGATCGACCGCAAGACCGGGCGGGTGGCGGTTCTGGCACCCGAGTTCGACGATGACGACAACGTCATCGGTTTCTACGACGACACCCCTGCCGATTTCGGACGGGTCGCCGCGGCTACGGCCCGCCAGGTGATCTTCCAGCGGATCCGGGAGGCCGAGGACGACCAGAAGTACGGGCACTTCTCCGGCACGGAGGGCGACATCCTGACCGGCGTCATCCAGGCTGATCGCGATTCCCGCGCCGTCCGGGTCGATCTGGGTTCCCTCGAGGCCATCATGCCGCAGGCGGAGCAGGTGGCGGGGGAGGAGTACCCGCACGGCAAACGGCTCAAGGTCTACGTGGTCTCGGTCAGGCGTGAGTTGCGGGGTCCGCAGGTGGTCGTATCACGCACCCACCCGAACCTGGTTCGCAAGTTGTTCGCCCTGGAGGTGCCGGAGATCGCCCAAGGCGTCGTTGAGATCAAGGAAGTGGCCCGCGAGGCCGGTCACCGCTCCAAGATCGCTGTGTCGAGCAAGAATCCCGACGTCTCTGCCAAGGGAGCCTGCATAGGACCCATGGGGCAGCGGGTCAGGGCCGTCACGAACGAACTCAGCGACGAGAAGATCGACATTGTCGACTGGTCCGAGGACCCCCGGCGTTTCGTCGCCGCGGCGCTGTCTCCCGCGAAGGTGTTGTCCGTCACCGTGACCAACGAGGCCGCGCACGCCTGCCGCGCCATAGTGCCCGATTACCAGCTCTCGCTGGCAATCGGGCGTGAGGGGCAGAACGCGCGACTGGCGGCGAGACTCACGGGGTGGCGGATCGACATCCAACCCGACGTCGAATCCACCGACTCCTGA
- a CDS encoding YlxR family protein, whose protein sequence is MEPERTCIGCRNRDLQSRMVRMVRIGDEIVDATRPRLPGRGAYLHVGCLRLAEKRQALRRAFGPGALLADSLRIRLSQKPPVGI, encoded by the coding sequence GTGGAACCGGAACGTACCTGCATCGGATGCCGGAACCGCGATCTCCAGTCCCGCATGGTGCGCATGGTGCGCATCGGCGACGAGATCGTGGACGCGACCCGACCCCGTCTTCCCGGGCGTGGCGCCTACCTGCACGTGGGTTGCCTGAGGCTCGCGGAGAAACGCCAGGCCCTGCGTCGCGCGTTCGGACCGGGCGCCCTGCTGGCAGACTCCTTGCGCATCCGGTTGTCACAGAAACCTCCGGTTGGCATCTGA
- the infB gene encoding translation initiation factor IF-2, translated as MAKPRVHEIAKEIGITSKELLKKLTEMGEYVSSASSTLEAPVVRKVREAFAPKPETPAAKPAAPKPSAAKPAPRPSANRGRTSSGPAATKPVATPGAPTPAVPPTPSESARPAPKPSPGRPGPKSGTSRPGAAPKPAAPRPGGAPRPGATSRPGVTPRPGGTRPTSKASDSSTPRPGARPGPRPGGSAPTPGSTARRPGTPRPGNNPFAASQGMGVGRPGAQRRDTGSRQGGDQRMPRPGGTGGLPRPNPAMMPKTQNSTLGQASVRGSGRSGGSGRGRPSSQGRPGGGGFGGPPMGGPAGGPGRGGGRGRGGGTQGAFGRGGAGGRRGRKSKKQRRQEFDQMEAPTIGGVRLRKGDGQTVRLRRGASLTDLAEKIGVEPASLVQVLFHLGEMVTATQSVADDTLEVLGAELDYNIEVVSPEDEDRELLESFDLEFGENIGSEEDLRARPPVVTVMGHVDHGKTKLLDALRHTNVVAGEAGGITQAIGAYQVETEVDGEERAITFIDTPGHEAFTAMRARGAKSTDIAVLVIAADDGVMPQTIEALNHAKAADVPIVVAVNKIDKPTADPVRVRGQLSEFGLVPEEYGGETQFVDVSAVTHEGLDGLLEAIILTADAALDLRANPDMPAQGVAIEAHLDKGRGPVATVLVHRGTLRIGDSIVAGSAHGRVRALIDDQGGNVTEALPSMPVQVLGLTSVPGAGDNFLVVEDDRMARQIADKREARMRAAQQAKTSRRKTLDQLFDELQKGETQELLLILKGDGAGSVEALEDALSQIDVGDEVSLRVIDRGVGAITETNVSLAAASKAVIIGFNVRATAHAAQLADRENVDIRYHSVIYAAIDEIESALKGMLKPIFAEEIRGQAEIREIFRSSKFGNIAGCMITEGSIKRNQKARLLRDGVVVAETSIASLRREKDDVTEVREGFECGMTLNNYNDIHIGDVIETFEMVERERS; from the coding sequence GTGGCCAAGCCCCGCGTCCACGAGATCGCAAAAGAGATCGGGATCACAAGCAAGGAGCTCTTGAAGAAGCTCACGGAAATGGGCGAGTACGTATCCAGCGCCTCGTCAACCCTCGAAGCGCCAGTGGTGCGCAAGGTGCGCGAAGCGTTCGCACCCAAACCCGAAACCCCCGCGGCCAAGCCCGCAGCCCCCAAACCTTCCGCGGCGAAACCTGCGCCGCGTCCCTCAGCCAACAGGGGCAGGACCTCTTCCGGCCCCGCAGCGACGAAACCGGTGGCAACCCCTGGGGCACCCACCCCGGCAGTTCCCCCCACCCCGTCCGAGTCGGCACGTCCGGCACCCAAACCTTCCCCCGGCCGTCCGGGCCCCAAATCCGGAACGTCCCGCCCGGGAGCGGCGCCCAAGCCTGCGGCCCCGCGTCCCGGCGGTGCCCCACGTCCCGGAGCAACTTCACGCCCCGGAGTCACTCCACGTCCCGGGGGAACCAGGCCCACGTCCAAGGCCTCGGACAGCTCCACGCCCCGTCCGGGCGCCCGGCCGGGACCCCGCCCGGGTGGTTCCGCGCCCACCCCGGGTTCCACGGCACGCCGCCCCGGCACCCCGCGTCCCGGCAACAACCCGTTCGCGGCCTCCCAGGGAATGGGGGTCGGACGCCCCGGCGCGCAGCGGCGTGACACCGGTTCCCGGCAGGGCGGCGATCAGCGGATGCCGCGTCCCGGAGGCACCGGCGGCCTGCCCCGTCCCAATCCGGCGATGATGCCCAAGACCCAGAACTCCACCCTCGGCCAGGCATCCGTCCGCGGTTCGGGTCGTTCCGGCGGCTCCGGGCGTGGCCGCCCAAGTTCACAGGGACGTCCCGGCGGTGGTGGATTCGGTGGCCCGCCGATGGGCGGCCCGGCCGGTGGTCCGGGCCGTGGTGGCGGTCGCGGTCGCGGCGGTGGCACCCAGGGTGCCTTCGGTCGCGGCGGTGCCGGCGGCAGGCGTGGACGTAAGTCCAAGAAGCAGCGCAGGCAGGAGTTCGACCAGATGGAGGCCCCCACCATCGGTGGTGTGCGGCTCCGCAAGGGCGACGGCCAGACCGTGCGGTTGCGCCGTGGCGCTTCCCTGACGGACCTCGCCGAGAAGATCGGTGTAGAGCCGGCCTCCCTGGTTCAGGTGCTGTTCCACCTGGGTGAGATGGTCACCGCCACCCAGTCGGTCGCCGACGACACTCTTGAGGTGTTGGGCGCCGAGCTGGACTACAACATCGAGGTGGTCTCGCCTGAGGACGAGGACCGCGAACTGCTCGAATCCTTCGACCTGGAGTTCGGGGAGAACATCGGCAGCGAGGAGGACCTCAGGGCCCGTCCGCCGGTCGTCACCGTCATGGGTCACGTCGACCACGGCAAGACGAAACTGCTCGACGCATTGCGCCACACCAACGTGGTGGCAGGCGAGGCCGGTGGCATCACGCAGGCAATCGGCGCCTACCAGGTTGAAACAGAGGTCGACGGTGAGGAACGCGCCATCACCTTCATCGACACCCCCGGCCACGAGGCATTCACGGCCATGCGCGCCCGGGGCGCCAAGTCAACCGACATCGCGGTGCTCGTCATCGCAGCCGATGATGGTGTGATGCCGCAGACCATCGAGGCCCTCAACCACGCCAAGGCGGCCGATGTGCCCATCGTGGTCGCGGTCAACAAGATCGACAAACCCACCGCCGACCCGGTGAGGGTCCGCGGCCAGCTCTCTGAGTTCGGACTGGTGCCCGAGGAGTACGGCGGCGAGACGCAGTTCGTCGACGTCTCCGCCGTCACCCACGAAGGTCTGGACGGTCTTCTCGAGGCCATCATCCTGACCGCCGACGCGGCCCTCGACCTGCGGGCCAACCCGGACATGCCCGCCCAGGGCGTGGCCATTGAGGCGCACCTCGACAAGGGACGTGGCCCGGTCGCCACCGTGCTGGTGCATCGTGGGACGCTCCGGATCGGGGATTCCATCGTCGCCGGTTCGGCGCACGGCCGCGTGCGTGCACTCATCGACGACCAGGGCGGAAACGTCACCGAGGCGCTGCCGTCGATGCCCGTGCAGGTGCTGGGACTGACCTCGGTTCCCGGGGCCGGCGACAACTTCCTGGTCGTCGAGGACGACCGGATGGCCCGGCAGATCGCCGACAAACGCGAGGCGCGCATGCGTGCTGCGCAGCAGGCGAAAACCAGCCGCCGCAAGACCCTCGACCAGTTGTTCGACGAGCTGCAGAAGGGCGAAACCCAAGAACTTCTGCTCATCCTCAAGGGCGACGGGGCCGGTTCCGTCGAGGCCCTGGAGGACGCGCTGTCGCAGATCGACGTCGGCGACGAGGTCAGCCTGCGCGTCATCGACCGCGGCGTCGGCGCCATCACCGAGACCAACGTGTCGCTGGCAGCTGCGTCGAAGGCCGTCATCATCGGCTTCAACGTCCGCGCAACGGCCCACGCCGCCCAGCTCGCCGACCGCGAGAACGTGGACATCCGCTACCACTCGGTCATCTACGCCGCCATCGACGAGATCGAGTCCGCCCTCAAGGGCATGCTCAAACCGATCTTCGCCGAGGAGATCCGTGGCCAGGCCGAGATCCGCGAGATTTTCCGTTCCTCCAAGTTCGGCAACATCGCGGGTTGCATGATCACCGAAGGTTCCATCAAGCGGAACCAGAAGGCCCGGTTGCTGCGCGACGGCGTGGTGGTGGCGGAAACCTCCATCGCCTCGTTGCGGCGCGAGAAGGACGACGTCACCGAGGTCCGTGAGGGCTTCGAGTGCGGTATGACGCTGAACAACTACAACGACATCCACATCGGCGACGTCATCGAGACCTTCGAGATGGTCGAACGCGAGCGGTCCTGA
- the rbfA gene encoding 30S ribosome-binding factor RbfA, whose protein sequence is MPNPRNAKLADQIKVILASTLERRVKDPRLGFVTVTDVRLTGDNREATVFYTVMGDESARAGTAAALASATGMLRTAVGSQLQLRHTPTLTFVLDATPEAARSIEDLLAKAQARDAEAAAEAVGKSFAGDADPYRKPRTGDDHE, encoded by the coding sequence ATGCCAAATCCCAGGAACGCCAAACTGGCGGATCAGATCAAGGTGATCCTCGCCTCCACCTTGGAGAGAAGGGTCAAGGATCCCCGGCTGGGGTTCGTCACCGTCACGGACGTGCGACTCACCGGCGACAACCGGGAGGCCACCGTGTTCTACACGGTCATGGGCGACGAATCGGCCAGGGCGGGAACCGCGGCAGCCTTGGCGTCGGCCACGGGCATGCTGCGCACGGCAGTGGGGTCGCAGCTCCAGCTGCGACACACCCCGACGCTCACCTTTGTGCTGGACGCCACCCCGGAGGCGGCCCGCAGCATCGAGGACCTGCTGGCCAAGGCACAGGCCCGGGATGCCGAGGCCGCAGCCGAGGCGGTGGGGAAGTCCTTCGCGGGTGATGCCGATCCCTACAGGAAACCGCGCACGGGCGACGATCACGAGTGA
- the truB gene encoding tRNA pseudouridine(55) synthase TruB, with the protein MSAESGVVVVDKPAGVTSHQVVGRLRRLLGTRRIGHAGTLDPMATGVLILGVNRATRLLGHLALHDKRYLATVRLGQGSTTDDADGEVAAVADASGITPGDLEPALASLRGRIQQVPSAVSAIKVNGKRAYDLARRGMEVELKAREVEVTRLDVLASHPGEGILDVDIDVECSSGTYVRAIARDLGKSLGVGGHLTALRRTRIGSYDLSVAVELGEDPPTMMSMADAAKRSFPCVTVDLGRAADVGFGRRLDMTVPADVTGILSPAGELLALYRPDGDGAKPVAVLV; encoded by the coding sequence GTGAGCGCCGAATCCGGCGTCGTCGTGGTCGACAAACCGGCGGGGGTGACCTCACACCAGGTGGTGGGGCGCCTCCGCCGGCTGCTCGGCACCCGGAGGATCGGGCACGCCGGGACCCTCGACCCCATGGCCACCGGGGTGCTGATCCTCGGTGTGAACCGGGCCACCCGGCTGCTGGGGCATCTCGCCCTGCACGACAAACGCTACCTGGCCACCGTACGTCTCGGTCAGGGATCCACCACCGATGACGCCGACGGTGAGGTGGCCGCGGTGGCCGACGCATCCGGGATCACCCCGGGCGACCTGGAACCGGCGCTCGCCTCGCTGCGCGGCAGGATCCAGCAGGTGCCGTCGGCGGTTTCAGCGATCAAGGTGAATGGCAAACGCGCCTACGACCTGGCAAGGCGCGGGATGGAGGTGGAACTGAAGGCGCGAGAGGTGGAGGTGACCCGCCTGGACGTACTGGCCTCCCACCCCGGGGAGGGGATCCTCGATGTGGACATCGACGTGGAATGTTCCTCCGGAACCTACGTGCGCGCCATCGCCCGCGACTTGGGGAAGTCCCTCGGGGTCGGTGGGCACCTGACCGCCCTCCGACGCACACGGATCGGCAGTTACGACCTGTCCGTGGCCGTCGAACTGGGCGAGGATCCCCCCACGATGATGTCCATGGCGGATGCTGCCAAGCGCAGCTTTCCCTGCGTCACGGTGGATCTCGGGAGGGCAGCGGACGTGGGTTTCGGACGCCGCCTGGACATGACCGTGCCTGCCGACGTGACCGGGATTCTCTCCCCGGCGGGCGAACTGCTCGCCCTGTACCGCCCCGACGGTGACGGCGCGAAGCCCGTGGCGGTGCTGGTGTGA